The DNA window ACATTAGTTTGCTTTATTTAGAATAGACTTGGTTGGGTTTTGAGTTGAATTACAACATTGTTATATACATTATGATTTTAGGgttaattttatgattttttttcatggtttCTTTACAACCAAACTCGCATAAAAAAGTGTATAGATTTTAAGTTCATGTAATTGAATCATGAGCTTTCCAagttcacataaaaaaaaaaaaaagaaaaaaaaaaaaggtctttcaATTGACAAGATAAGCACAATGTCACCACCCATAAGCTAAAAACATTTGGCAATACGCCAAACAAAGAAATTATTCTGGATGTGGTAACCTAATGCTCAGCGCCAAAGAAATCcaaacaaagcaaacacatgGAAGAGGTCATCAGGTCCCCAAATCATATCACCCGGACAAAGACAGCTATCACAACCCTAAGCCTTCTTTGTTTTAACAGAAGTAGAAACCCTAGCAGCCTAACTATTTCTTTGGGCATGGTATAATATattccttcaaaaaaaaaaaagtatacgcaatgcacaaggctcctatCACCACGGGTCTAAAGAGGATCATAATCTATGCAACTTTCGACTTACTTTGTCGAGAGTTTTTCAACTCAAATCCACGGCCATTAGGTCGCAATGGAACAACTTTGCATGGTATATTCTTCTGATGCAACAAATTTGATAGACAACATCAATCAATCAAGACCATCCATTTTAATCTCAATGGTCCATACTGATTAACCATCACTGTTGGATGAAACCCTAAAAAGGTGAGCAAGAAAGAGATAAATTAATAGAGACAAAGATTGACTTGGGTCTACATTAATATTGATGCAAAATTAAAAACTCATTTCCCTATGGTTTTACAACTCACAAAAGGGAAAGCCTTTTCACTTCCttcactaaaaaaagaaatatctgAATTGACCAGTCAAACAGACACATAAAAAAGGACCAGTCAAAGAAAAAATCTTTGAATGAGACATGCATTAACTCATTGATATTTCCTTACTTTGACTACAATAAACATCACTAAAAAAAAGGCCAAGAATATTAACATActaaaaattacaaataaataaactaaaagaAACAGGAATCAGAACTCAAAGAAGTAGTAAAGAAGATTGAATTGataagaatataaaaaaaactattgctAAGAAGAATCAAATTTGTAGTGCTTATCAACAGCAACCATTACATCCCAAGTGCAACTGAGACCCTTTGGGATAGTTACAAGATCTCCGGCACCAAACTCTACAAACTCCGGCGACCCTTTTGTGTAAGCTCTCACTTTCCCTCTCAGTAAGTAACAAGTCTCTTCTGCATCAAATTTCAGAGGGAATTTTCCTGGTGGACAACCCCATCTTTTTTTCATAAACAAGAACCAAGAACAACATATGAGAGAACTACTCAAAAATGAAGATTTTGAAGTTGacgaacagaagaagaagaagaacaacaagaGAACTTACTTAGGCCATGACTTGATACCCAGTTCAGATAAGCGTGATTCAGATGGATTTCTCTCTACTGTTATACTGAGATTATTATTTGCTGAGCTGGGCTTGGAATCCATGtccatgaaagaaggagtaagtagaagaagaagaagaaggagataagAACACAGAGAGTGAGGGCGGGGTGGGGAATTGATGGGTTTGTGtgagtttctcttttttttattttattggctTTTGGGATATATAGTGTGGGAAAGAAGGAATCtttctcacccaaaaaaaaaaaaaaaaaaaggaaagaaggaatcCTTGTAGAATAAGAACACCATAGAGGTCCGGACGTGAGAAGAGGACCATAataagaatcaaatcaaatgatGCCATATAGGGTTAGCTTTCAATGCTGCAGATACCACAGAGATCCTGGACGTAGATGAGAAATAGATTCTGATCTAATGGATTTACTGATAGGGGAATAATGAGTGGATGAGATTTTGCCAcgagtaattttttttcttttgcgcGGAGAAACCGAGTGGTGACCTTTTTTGGGGAAGTGTGTCTGTGACGTGTGTCGCATTCCATCTGGTCAAACGGGTTGACCAGAATCCAGAATCCAGAATCATCTACACTGACAGAGAACACTTGTCGGTGGATCAGTGGGCAGTTATTTTGACCGTTTGACTGATACattttggatatatatatatagagatagTTAAAAAGCTGAAAATTAACCACACGTAACACGTGGGGACACGTGGCGTGAGATTATATGAGGATTGGACATAATACACACGATCTTAAATCGGATGGTTCAGTTTTGTCTGGAAAAGGGTCCCACGGATGGATCCGAGTATCCGACTGATCGTCCCACCGGCTAACCTGAAAGCCTTGGACTTTCCCTAACCCAAAGGAGAATGCTACACGCTACATTGGTGTCATGGGCCCACTGCACGGATGGATCTGAACCACACGCTTGTAGAAATCTGATATGGCATTGTTCTGAACCAGAAATATCGAAACCTGACAACCCACAAAAGCTATTCCGTCCAATTGAGTTAGCTGGTTCACCTCATTTTTGGTCATGTAAGAGGGAAGACACCACGCAAACAATTACATACATTATGAAGAATTTAACGTGGCTTAAGTGCTTAACATGAATTTTGGTAACCATCTTGGAGAACCAAAAAAttctttacatatttttcatCCCATGAATGTGATCTCCCGTTGcttttttctagggtttttcacACATTAACAATATatacaaaaccccaaaatcttaATCCTTACATTATTACAATGTTATCATAGTACACAATACATGTAACTGATCCAAAACCAACTCAAtcacaaatatatataattatgtgGCCTACAAAACACAAGACACCCAATCCCAATAATCTCCATCTAATTCCCACATAATTACGATCTGACATGTAAGCTACCCTGAAGAAGATTAGTGGTGTTGTTGATTTTCCAAACTTTGTAATCGTCTCTGCCTTTTCTCCATACCCGATTGGTAGGACTCACAACCACCCCCAAAATGTCCTTGCCTGTTCGTCATACCCAAACCGACATGACCATACCCTCACCCGAGTCTTGTACAGTTAACCTCTATTGCACCATGTGACATGGCTCCAACTCTCTTACCACCTTAATCCTCTCTGAGAGATCACTGTCACTCATCAAATCTGAAACGAAGACACTTTACAATCTCTGTCATCCTTCTATACTTCTTGTCTAAGTTCCAACGGTAGCTCCACCTGTTTCAAGACTCCCTACAAATCTGTATATATTCTCAATCATCCGTTGTTGCATATTTCatattctaaaattaaaaaaatacataaaataaaataaaattaccatGCTACCGCTTAACATACATCCTCTCACATggctttgtttatttattttttctcctttccctAAACCATTTTGGTGTGGCATAAGAAATTCTTCTTACACCAGCAGCGTGGGGAACACAAGAAGTTTTATTAAAATCATTAGGAAGTTGGCAAAAGGATGTTTGTGGTTGAGAAGGTAACCACCAATCCTTCGTTATATAATAGTAAGGGTAAGAATATCATCCTGGTCATGCATAGATCACCCATGTTTGGGTTCATAAACAGTGACAATTGCCCTATGAAGACTCGCTTGAAAAATGAAGGGAGAAACAATCTAGATGACCTTCAAGAGCAGCAGAGAGCAGAGCCATAGAAGCAAAAGGATGGTGGATGGTCAAGCTGGGCAGGTGCAAAGGTCGGTTGGACGATGCTCAGAAGGTCACAGGAGATGATGATGGGTGTCTCTTGGATGTCCCACCGACGAAGGCAACTGTTTACCCCACGGCATGATCATATAAGCAAGCAAACAAGAGGGGTATTAATTAAGTGATGTAGAAAGATCGGTTTAATGTCCTTTTTAGTGACCTAAAGGGCTGTTTTGGTATGATATCTATTCTAATTTTATAagattataaattaaaattatgatgTTTGATtatttgaaatgattttttcaCCTTATTTatgagaaattgaaatcaaCTTCATCTGAAATATAATGAAATATTAGTGAAATAAAATTACTGATTAATAACAGGGGTAAATATGTCATTTGACATAATTAAACAGAAATGAAAGCAAAATCACTAAATTTCACCACTACTGCCACCACCATTCTATTACACCTGTCACCACTACCATCACCACTCTTTTAAGAGTACAATTTcaatcattaccaaaaaaaaaaaagagtacaatttcaatttctagatCAAAAGTCTATTTGTTGACTATTTCACAAAATTAATCCAATATCAAAGTCGATAAGAATTGACTAATCATCCCCACCCTCCCctagtgtgtgtgagtaaagtccacTTGGGTTGTTTTATAGGAtgtaaataaccaaaaaaaaaaaaaacaaaaaaacaaaatatgttGATTTGTGTTAAAAGTATCAAAAATAAGAGAATAGATACGACAAAACAAGACTTGAACTTCCataaaattaaaacaatgaCTAAGAACCTCCCCATTGTCTACCAATGTCCATATCAATAGCTGTTTCTGCATGTATTTATTATGTCACATGACTACTACTAATTCAAATGATTTGCCAGTTGAAAAAAATGACCTGAAACTAAGGGCAAAGAGATTGTGAAGTCTATGGAGTAGATCAAAATTCATATATAAGAATTGAAATATCAGACATTTCCCTTTCGGAGGTGTCCATGCATTCTTCATCACACATTATGTATACATCACAGAAAAAACTAGAAAGAGGAAATATCTTCATTTTTTGCCACCTTTTTCGGCACATCAAAATCAAGATTGACAATTGAATAATTAAAACCCGCGAACCTAATCATGTGATGCCATACATTTACTTTTAGAGCAAGAGGTTTAGTAACAACTGAAAAAGATGACTGACAAATCAGATGGTTAATAAACTAATCTTCCTGATTTCTAGCTCAGTCAAGTTTTTAAGGAACCTGTTCGATGGTGGGTGTGAATCCACTTCTTGTGAAGCACATAGCATGTTGACAACTTGACAAGGTGATCACTGAAACATCCACACATTAAGGGTAGCTGACTATACTTTACAAGACTGATTAAAAATGCAATCATTTAGCTAGTTGTAGATCTTCACATAATGGATTAGGTTATAGATTAGAAATATTCAAAATAAAGTGCAAATGGGTTGACGATTCATGTGGTGGGGTGCTTACCAAAACTTTGAAGGTGGACAGAAGGAGAAAATTGATGCCACCAAACCAAAAGaattgaaccataaataggtttAGAACATATTGCTGAAGAAGACCACATAATACACTGGAAGTTGCAAGATCAACTAATACAACATCGTTTTGTTGCATATATTGCAAGTTCCGTGCCTAATCCAGACTTATGCTTCAGCAACTAAGTTGTTTTGTTGCATATATTGCAAGTTCTGTGCCGAATCCAGACTTATGCTTCAGCAACTAAGTTGCTTTGTTGCATGTATTGCAAGTTCTCCGCTGAATCCAGACTTATGCTTCAGCAACTAGCATCCGTCAGTGAAACAGTTACAATCAATAAGACCAGGATcacattctttttcctttttttttttttttttttttNNNNNNNNNNNNNNNNNNNNNNNNNNNNNNNNNNNNNNNNNNNNNNNNNNNNNNNNNNNNNNNNNNNNNNNNNNNNNNNNNNNNNNNNNNNNNNNNNNNNNNNNNNNNNNNNNNNNNNNNNNNNNNNNNNNNNNNNNNNNNNNNNNNNNNNNNNNNNNNNNNNNNNNNNNNNNNNNNNNNNNNNNNNNNNNNNNNNNNNNNNNNNNNNNNNNNNNNNNNNNNNNNNNNNNNNNNNNNNNNNNNNNNNNNNNNNNNNNNNNNNNNNNNNNNNNNNNNNNNNNNNNNNNNNNNNNNNNNNNNNNNNNNNNNNNNNNNNNNNNNNNNNNNNNNNNNNNNNNNNNNNNNNNNNNNNNNNNNNNNNNNNNNNNNNNNNNNNNNNNNNNNNNNNNNNNNNNNNNNNNNNNNNNNNNNNNNNNNNNNNNNNNNNNNNNNNNNNNNNNNNNNNNNNNNNNNNNNNNNNNNNNNNNNNNNNNNNNNNNNNNNNNNNNNNNNNNNNNNNNNNNNNNNNNNNNNNNNNNNNNNNNNNNNNNNNNNNNNNNNNNNNNNNNNNNNNNNNNNNNNNNNNNNNNNNNNNNNNNNNNNNNNNNNNNNNNNNNNNNNNNNNNNNNNNNNNNNNNNNNNNNNNNNNNNNNNNNNNNNNNNNNNNNNNNNNNNNNNNNNNNNNNNNNNNNNNNNNNNNNNNNNNNNNNNNNNNNNNNNNNNNNNNNNNNNNNNNCCCCCCCCCTCcgaaaaaaacaaaggaatgTCCCATGTGCATCTTCCTATCGCAAATAGATGTAGCAATGTTCCTAAGCGTACCACCATTGTTACAACTGTATAAGCAAATAAGATAAAATCGAAGGGAAATGACCCATTGGTAAACATTTAATATTGCTGGAACAGAATGGTGAAACTAACAGAAATATGCAAAGATTTAAGGAGAGGTactgaagaagaggaaggagctTCTAAAATAATACGAATTTAGTTACCCTTGTAGGAGTAATGACAGTTCATCATGTACTCTAGAGAGGCACAAGGGTACCATAATACCATCACACACATTAAATCAACTCACATGTAGGGACTAAAGAATGTTTTTGTTGAATTCCAAAGCAAAAGGAATATTACCTGCTATGCTTTCAGCAGACACAACACCTAGTTCATTTTTGGCTGTGGAAAGATAATATGCCCGTGCATCTCCAAGTGACAGCTTTTTTTGAGTCAAAGTTGATGTTTTATGTAGCAAATAGAATGAGCAATCAAATAGCAAAATGAAAAGATAAccaaagaaacaataaaaagcCAATAACAAATAGGGCCTTCCAAATCCTAACATATATCATTAAGGACCATCCCCCTATCCTTTCCTAACTGGCAGCGCATTCAAGAAGCGAGGACAGATGATGTTGGATGATCATCTAGCTCTGAACTTCAATCACCCGCACATTTGACCCTGAGTGTATATTACTTCAATGCCAGAAAAGGGAACTGATCATTATGTTttctggattttatttttttatttgatactggaaaatgtaataaaatttcTTGATATAGCATCCGTTGGTAATTTTAGAGTAATAATATTAACTTATAAAGCAAGTATGTCACCacagaaaaattttgaaaaagcataaaaacaaagatttggatGCATCTATCAAGTATGAAGAGGGTAAAAGATATACATGTCCATAATTGAtggagacatcaaggtgtacagacacaagaagaagaaacaaccatctttgtggctggaagaataggaggaagtagaagaaagaagaaggaagaaggaaggaagaagggaggaatCGACTAGCCTTACCCAATGCTGGTtgattccctctctctttcctatcGCCCAAGATTTTGTGGGCCTCATTTGATTTGTTGTTTTAGTAGGTTTATTTCCCAgaatcttatttatttaggtcattgagttaagtaggaaaataaataacactcctatttgttttttttaggaaacttctttatttctgagattatgttcctagattagcctttttctttttttttagcaattatcctattatttatgtaaggccattggccacgatGGGAGATTTATTGAAtgaacaagagaaaaaaaggccaacgtctctctctctcttgtttctcAGTCTCgctttcctctctctttctcgtctTTCTCCCTCCCTTTCTCAACTTTCATCTCTCACTTTGCtgttttctgtttctctctGTTGCTGCTGCCCTGTTACAGCCATTGTTCAAAGTAATTGGAGATCACCTCCATCGAGAAGACCCCACCTGGGTTGCTGCTGAGTTCCTCATCAACAAGTTGGGCTGCTGCCGAGCACTACATCATCAAACTGGACCTTCTCCCTCGTCAAATAAGGTGGACTGCACTTCTGTTTTGGAGGACTTCgaattcttttctcctcagaccagGACAGCAACAAGGTAAGTAATCAAACTAAACCCCCCtcacctccattaatccctgttatatgttgcagcccattaGCATTGAAACCAGTCCTTGCCCCCCCTCGTTTATACCTAATTTACCTACtgttttaagtctttttttttcttcactgttatatctctAAAACCCTTGCcgagtttctattttagttggttgctagaggacaatgattgtttgcatatcttatttggtgtctAAATTGATTTGTGTTGAACCTAACAGTcgcatgacgtttgttcccttccccatgtccacACTTGAAGTTTTAGTAAGTTATTACGTGTTTTTCCGCTTAGATTGATATTGCTCCTGGCTACATGTtcatttgtctttatttattgcatgttGAATCTTGATTTGTTGAGCATACCTAAACcccaacctaatcccaagacAGCCCCCTTAAGTTTGTCTTACCTTAATTGAGTCACTTTTGTAGGGACCCTAGTCTTCTAGGAaatcccctacatcatcttggtatcagagcatggttttgtctaggtttagggtaattaaGTACTGTTGCCCCTTGTTcacatgtcttaccttttgaggtTTAGTCACCGTCACCATctgtctgtagtcgagtctgagctaagagagcgataccatagattagaggacacccttttttttcttaagttagcgggaccaaatagcattggacgctattccctccaaaagcacatacttgagagggaaattttttatctcaagattgaaagggctaactacttgtctcaattggagattctgagtagaccttgagtctttggtggcaaccgtaccttggTTGCTCATTTCCTTATatccactcgtagtggtagagcataccaagATATGTCTGACCCCCTAGCACCTCCACCCAAGCTGAGCAATTGGTTGAATTCATGAAAGTCGTTCAAGCCATACAAGAAACACAAGCTgtccatctccaagcccttaccgataagttggctgccctcgagacaagtgcccaaaaccctgataGACGACAAGGCCGTAAcacaactggcactgaacctaggggtagaggccctaaccctgaggaagtaaatGAGAATAACCAGACTaatggttatgaccagataagggataacttccaaggcctgGGGCATGGTAGGGATcggggtaggggtcgaggcccactgccaagacgccaaacccaatatggagatgatgagggttatgagcatcctgataggggctttgatgtcatacggatgattaaggtagatggcCCTACttatgatggtcagattgatgctaggatccttctaggttggatcaagcagatggataggtacttcgatttctacgatatgccagaggaagtccgttaccgatttgctaagttcaagcttattggagctacccaggacttctggacagacctagagtactaGGAGGACCACcaaggacttgagccaatcaccacctgagtagaaatgcaagagcggctcaagagggaatttttgcctgtcacttataggctccagttgttgaatgaaatgaataccctgaagcaaggaaAGTTGACTGTGAGTTTGTGACCGAATACAtaagcaagttcaatgaattgaaaattagaaaccatATTTGGGAGGACGTTGAGaagacactatccagattccttaccgagctcaactccgaaattcagtctcgtacGGCATCCCACCTGGAGCGATACGTTCCACAGGCGTTCAGGATAGCTCTTGAGGTataatcctccatgagaacttattctcagaggaagagctttcaagttggggagtcccaatttagaaaaccaccccaaggctcaactggattcccaaaaccccctgctgcaccatggcgtcaatttgacaacaagggtaaaggaattttgggtgaAGCACCTAAAAGTAGTGGGCAACAATAATGCTTCAAGTGTcgcgggtttggtcacttctccagagagtgtcccaatagaaatctttatgtgggagagcagacccctgaagaaggtgaccaagagggttttcaggaccatgaatatgaggaccatagaccagatgagaccatatctgatgaggacaccgaggaggccggtgac is part of the Macadamia integrifolia cultivar HAES 741 chromosome 9, SCU_Mint_v3, whole genome shotgun sequence genome and encodes:
- the LOC122090093 gene encoding uncharacterized protein LOC122090093 encodes the protein MDMDSKPSSANNNLSITVERNPSESRLSELGIKSWPKWGCPPGKFPLKFDAEETCYLLRGKVRAYTKGSPEFVEFGAGDLVTIPKGLSCTWDVMVAVDKHYKFDSS